tgtttatttgcataaatttaaattctttatgtattggaatatggtttatgctttgttattatgaatatgtatgttgtactgagaatgtgtggtatggacacaatatgagtttatgaattgatatactgattagggttgttttgacttgtatatgttgtatgttgcattcatatattgtgtgttgtatactgcaagttgtatgctaacgtctcaggtaaagtgagggaccatggtggggtatgatacggggtaaggccgttgaatgtagagataccctaccctgcatttttctgagtcgtgtatgagattattatggtggggtatgatacgggataaggccacagaatgtagagataccctaccctacatttgttCGATTTGTGTATGACATTATTATGGTAAGGTATGATACAACGACAATGTTGTTCAATATATAGAGATACCTTATTCCATAGCAATGGTAGGGCTAAATGTGCCCAGGTTATTGTAGGGTTAGTTAAGCCTATGTTGTGTATGGAGTGGCTATGACACGCCACATTATGGTAAAGACATTATATGaatgaaataattattatatgttattgctatgaTTGTGCTATGAGTATAATGTCAGGGTTGTgatccctacatatatgtaatggtttcGTTTAGTAAAAATATATGGTATATGATATAGCTTTCCATACCtagagttatttatgttaaaatGATGAGCTAAGGTATATAATATTGTTAAGACTGGatacattaatattataaagaatCGTATTAATGTGAATTTTAAGATATGTTTAGTGTGTTGAATGCTATTGTATGTTAAGCATTTCTTTActgggcttttagctcacccccttactttccccctacaggcaatagatagggaacattgaatgtaagtttgatgagatgggtcagttctggtatgtatactgcgaggggctatggacgagcaaaCGGTCTAGAACGCTGATGGAGCcttggttttatttttttatagtaaagtaatctgagctcagtgggatgttacaaatttatttatttaattttttttttgcactcaactacttattttgtttttaatatgactgatcattcacctttttgcatatttattgtaaaacccATTGTGTATTTCCAAATAgctttgaatctttttaattaatgcaccaaaattagtatttgtaaaataaggcaaactattagggcgttacaaaaataataaataaataacaattaccataattatatgtcaaaatatctaaattaagcAATGTTCAAacttctacaaaaatatctaagttattaaaatatttaagatatgatttataaatttccaataaggaaaaaaaatgatatatatagaataatatcatttttaaacatataatttataaataattaaatatttaataaaataacaaacttttgaattttaaaatattatggtaagtatatctataaaaatatctatgttaatttcaaatttattaattatttaatttgtcatataagataattttaatataatatattaaattaaaagacaaagttatcttttaatttaaaatatcttaaatatcaaaatttctaatcttataattaaataatatataaatattaaagaagttaacaaattctTAAATCTGACCAtcataggaaatatttaaaattggaaatattccaaaatggaaatatttaaaattggaaaaaaattccaaattgaaaatattttaaaagtggaaatattttaaattggaaaaataaattttgggaaacaatcccataaaaaaaattggatttttggggaaaaaacccaaaaaatcgcACTTGAAAGAATGCAGCCCaagaggctgcacgcagcctcctacgcgcgcggaGAAGGAGTGAGGCGCCGAGAAACGTCAGCGTTTGCAGGGTCCCTGACCGAGAAAGCTCGGTCAGCTGTAGGGTGATGGGCGCGCGCGTGTGCCTAGCTcgtccgagtgcctggtgcactcgatgcacccactcgacagccatggcacctaaatttcaaaaattcataacttttccaatttttatcgaaattgagttccgtaaaaaacaaaattgcttaatttttcacaagaaatgcaaataaaatattttcaaaaatagaaaaaatactttTCATTGAAGAATTCGTACAACACAAactttcatcacataagcacataaaccaacatgaaaccatccaaatcaacacaaaacatataaaacattattttaattcatattacatgaaagtaaatcattaccatggctctggtgccagttgttggaaatattttaccaggatctagatttactaccaagtatgtttgattaacatcctaatatgaattctaaaacaataaaataaacacatatgagttcaagaaaaccttacattgggtgcagcggaatattgtgactccttccattcagatctctagcccatgattcctttctgtagcagagcaaaatcaagatctgaatctggatctccttctctccttctttgatgttgattttctatagtcttacatactatgattgaggtaccacttgatgtgtgtaggcactactctatcactcaaggaatttcgaaatctagagaggaaaagagagagaaagtggcgtgtaggctttttctgaaggaaacaatgtgcaaagttatAAGTTTGCTGAAGctaatactttctatttataaaatgctatctaggtttaggttagaattgtatggcattaaaataatgaaaaaaataaatggcaAAGGCTTTGAATAGTGGGCGgtcatataaggaaattgggtcttactttgcaactttcccattttgttatttttcattcccattttctcaaaaatgccaattttccaatttaaccatttaaatgccaattctaattatttaataacttaaatataattattaaataatattgtcatttaatatatttattaattaagacatataaagtctcttaattaataaataaacctagaatctcttttctttataatttctcccttggttagtgaaaattcataaagtagacatagtctaactttagaatcataattgattaattaaaatcaattaactgagtcttacaagcagtatgatctcaactactatggggaccatgggcctatatttccgagcttccaataagtcgaaccgaatttaccaagtaaattccctaacttattaattccttattgaatccacacttagaacttggaattgcactctcagtcatatagaacgctctatatgttacaagatatagatacgtcattagttatccattgttataatcctaatttgatcaacgaCCTTCTaataaatgatctacattgaataggcactaagctatagttacaccttcaatgtattttatccttaaaacacttagctccgtataaatgatatttcagcgaagtgaaatgagatctccaccatttatctctgtttagccaagctcgaaggatatcatcgtttcacttctaaattcctatagaagttatagactccatatttatgttagcgctcccactcaattatactctcatgttcccaaaatgtacgtatcaccctgacccaaaagtaggcttaactaacaaatcaaagaacatgtatagtactcttgatatctaacctaaccatatcaggattaagatcatttgatctaggataaatgagtgatatttaattgaatagatattacggtaatttttaatatatctaatcaaagtttaatatcggtcccttccgatgtatactccatacatccgatactggttaactttgccaatgtcctggaaaggacataacacttttccaaggtgtaacaatacctatcgctgattataccatgtcagtctaaatccagtgttctgacaaatcagggaataaacttttgaacatataattaagattatattccactgtgctgacaacacaataatcattaacaaattcatatattctggacttaaatagaattcatacattagatacataatcatgaaataaatcatgtgaaccttgcaacataaaatgttatttctgatctttattaataagtaaatctgattatattgaaatgggttttatttaggtcacaaaacccaacagggaGGCCTACATTCAAGCACCAAAGAATTTACTCTCCTTTTTGCAACAAAAAGCTAAGATTAGCTGGGTTAAGGTGGGAGATGACAACACTACTTTTTTTCATGCCAGTATCAAGGATAGGAGGAGGCAGAATAAAATACTCTCTATTGAATCCAAAGAGGGTATAAGGTATGAAGATCCAGAGCAAGTGACCAAAGCCTTTCTAGAGTTTTACAAAAGCCTCCTAGGGAAGAAAATGGAGAATAGGAAGAATGTTAAGAAATCCATCATGAGCCAAGGACCATTGGTAACAAGCAATCAGGCAGAGTTGTTGACTAGAGACATCACTAAAGAGGAAGTTAAAGGAGCTTTATTTGGGATTCCTGGATCTAAGGCCCCTGGGCAAGATGGCTACTCAAACTTTTTCTTCCAGGACAACTGGGAAACTATAGGAAAGGAACTTTATGCAGCTGTGGCATCCTCTCTCCAAACTTGCCAGATTCTTAAAGAGATAAACTCTACTGTAATCACTCTTCTCCCGAAGATGAAATGTCCAAACACGGTGAGTGACTATAGACCTATTGCGTGTTGTAATGTCATCCACACGGTAGCAACAAAGGTGATTTGCACTAGGCTAAAACAGATACTACCTAATCTAATTGCTCCGAACCAAGGAGGGTTTGTCTCTAGGAGATTCATTGCTCACAATATTATATGTCAAGCCTTAATCAGGCATTTTGGGAAGAAAACCACCAAACCAGGATGTGTGATTAAGCTTGACATTCAGAAGGCATATGATACACTTGATTGAGATTACTTGGAGGAAATCTTGCAAGCTTTTTTGTTTCCTAATCAGCTCATTAAGCTCATAATGAATTGTGTCAGAACTCCAAGATATTCCTTCATGTTCAATGGGACGATGCATGGGATACTTTGAGGCTGCCAGGGGGCTGAGGCAAGGAGATCATATGTCTCCTTTGCTTTTCCTCCTTGGTATGGAATACTTATCAAGACTCCTGAAAAAAGCAGGGAGCAAAGAGGAGTTTAAATACTTTCAGAGATGTAAAGATCTCAACCTTAACCACTTATGTTTTGTAGATGATGTGATTCTTTTCTGCCATCGAGATTTCAGAAGTATCTATTGCATGTTGCAAGCCTTGAAGTTGTTCTCTTGCTCTTCGGGATTAGAGTCGAGCCcttcaaaatctgccatatacTGTTGTGGTATGGAAGAAAGAGAGACTCAAAGAGTGGTGGACATCTCAGGTTTTTGTAAGAAAGAGACTCCATTCAAATATCTTGGCATTCCTATATGTGCTAAGAGAATCTCAAGCAAAGAATGTGAAGTATTGGTAGAGAAAATGACAGCAAGAATTAGAGTTTGGAGTTCGAGCAATATTTCATATGCTGGCCGAGCTGTATTAATAAATTCAGTTCTTGTAGGGCTATTTGTAGCCAAATCGTGATATTGCCAAAGAAGATAATCAAGAAGATAGAAGCTATTTGTAGGGCTTATCTGTGGAAGGGCCATGGCATATCACAGGGTGCGGATTTGATTGCTTGGGATTCGATATGTCAATCAAAATCAACACGAGGAATAGGGTTCAGGAAAGTGGAAGATTGGAACTTGGCAGCCATGACCAAGTACATTTGGGCAATTGCAAATAAAGAAGATAACTTGTGGATCAAATGGGTACACAATGTGTACATCAAAGAGGAATATTGGTGGAGTTATCAAGCTCCACTACAAGCAAGTTGGTATTGGAAAAAGATAGTGATAGCCAAGGAAAAGCTTAAGCAATCTATGGAATTCACACAATTGATGAATGCAAGGAATTTCCAAATCTCCAAGGCCTATAGCTTGATCAATTCTGAAGGAGATAAAGTGCAATGGGCTCGGGTTGTTTGGAATAGAATGAACATGCCTCGACATAGCTCTTTGATGTGGATAACAGTGCAAAATAGGCTAAGAACAAGAGATAGACTATGCAAAATCAATCTAACAACTGAGGATGGATGCTTACTCTGTAGGAATG
This region of Cannabis sativa cultivar Pink pepper isolate KNU-18-1 chromosome 7, ASM2916894v1, whole genome shotgun sequence genomic DNA includes:
- the LOC115696448 gene encoding uncharacterized protein LOC115696448 yields the protein MGRCMGYFEAARGLRQGDHMSPLLFLLGMEYLSRLLKKAGSKEEFKYFQRCKDLNLNHLCFVDDVILFCHRDFRSIYCMLQALKLFSCSSGLESSPSKSAIYCCGMEERETQRVVDISGFCKKETPFKYLGIPICAKRISSKECEVLVEKMTARIRVWSSSNISYAGRAVLINSVLVGLFVAKS